From Syntrophales bacterium, one genomic window encodes:
- a CDS encoding N-acetylmuramoyl-L-alanine amidase, protein MKTIKRYVLLTILVLMTACLPALVPSSAEAAKFTVVIDAGHGGDDRGVQLSRSAVEKDVTLAIAKSVKAIMSPNDAIAVMLTRPDDRNLSLNARKDAIRSADADLLISLHVNAGFSTRASGYEIYVPASKSYPRKEPDPGKVIDEMLEITFLNNSIRFSNILDRELGRVFPREGRGVRPAPVAILNNISMAGVLIELGFSTNFKNRDGLLENHIQEDAAKMIAESIRLYFGVPPS, encoded by the coding sequence ATGAAAACCATTAAGAGATATGTGCTACTGACAATTTTGGTGCTGATGACGGCATGCCTTCCGGCGCTTGTTCCCTCTTCCGCTGAAGCGGCGAAGTTCACCGTCGTCATCGACGCCGGCCATGGAGGCGACGACAGAGGAGTTCAACTTTCCAGAAGTGCCGTCGAAAAAGACGTTACCCTGGCAATCGCGAAATCGGTGAAAGCCATAATGTCGCCCAACGATGCCATTGCCGTGATGCTGACCAGGCCGGACGACAGGAATCTTTCTCTTAACGCCAGAAAGGACGCCATTCGATCGGCCGACGCCGATCTGCTGATCAGCCTCCATGTGAACGCCGGATTCAGTACACGGGCATCGGGATACGAGATCTACGTACCCGCTTCGAAGAGCTATCCCCGGAAGGAACCCGATCCGGGGAAGGTCATCGACGAAATGCTCGAAATCACGTTCCTCAACAACAGCATCCGTTTTTCCAATATTCTGGACCGCGAACTGGGACGGGTTTTCCCACGGGAGGGCAGGGGCGTGCGACCCGCACCGGTGGCCATATTGAACAATATTTCCATGGCCGGAGTTCTCATTGAGCTCGGTTTTTCAACGAATTTTAAGAATAGGGACGGGCTGCTCGAAAATCATATCCAGGAAGATGCGGCAAAAATGATAGCCGAAAGCATACGGCTCTATTTTGGAGTGCCGCCCTCATGA
- a CDS encoding proline--tRNA ligase, which yields MRYSEMLLPTIKEIPSDAEVMSHQLMLRAGMIRKLAGGIYSFLPLGYRTIKKIEAIIREEMDSAGAQELFMPAVQPAELWLESGRWQHYGKELLRLRDRHNRDYCIGPTHEEVVTDIVRSEIQTYRQLPLNLYQIQTKFRDEIRPRFGVMRSREFSMKDAYSFDVDEQGAALSYKKMYNAYERIFKRCGLTFRAVEADSGAIGGSYSHEFLVSAPSGEDGMVYCASCTYAANIEKAETVKPPEPVPVKSEFLSLEEVYTPDIRTIEEVSEFIGVEPRDIVKTLIYVADGRTVAVLVRGDREVNETKVRNVLGAEILEMAPDDEIQAVTGSPRGFAGPLGIKCPIYADYSLAPMKNFVVGANRENYHLKHCNFGRDITVASFADLRMITEGDACPRCGGEIRFARGIEVGHVFKLGTKYSTAMNATFLDRDGKEKFIIMGCYGIGVARTAAAVIEQSHDADGIIWPMAIAPFQVIITPVNMADDILSRAAEEIYGKLRERGLDVLYDDRDERAGVKFKDADLLGIPLRITIGAKRMAEGLVEVRRRATGDVSLVACADATDVVGGMVAGELGASLKHEA from the coding sequence ATGCGCTACTCTGAAATGCTGTTACCGACAATCAAGGAAATTCCCTCGGACGCGGAGGTGATGAGCCACCAGCTCATGCTGCGGGCGGGGATGATACGGAAGCTGGCCGGCGGAATTTATTCCTTCCTTCCCCTGGGTTACCGGACCATCAAAAAAATCGAGGCCATCATCCGCGAAGAGATGGACTCCGCCGGAGCCCAGGAACTGTTCATGCCCGCCGTTCAGCCGGCGGAACTCTGGCTCGAATCGGGACGATGGCAGCACTATGGGAAGGAACTCCTGAGGCTTCGGGATCGGCACAACCGGGACTACTGCATCGGGCCCACCCATGAAGAGGTGGTCACCGATATCGTTCGCAGCGAAATACAGACCTACCGCCAGCTTCCGTTGAATCTTTACCAGATACAGACAAAATTCAGGGACGAAATCAGACCCCGTTTCGGTGTCATGAGAAGCCGTGAGTTCAGCATGAAAGATGCATACAGCTTCGATGTCGATGAACAGGGGGCCGCCCTGTCCTACAAAAAAATGTACAATGCCTATGAACGCATATTCAAACGCTGTGGTCTCACCTTCAGGGCTGTCGAAGCCGACAGCGGCGCTATAGGCGGAAGCTATTCTCACGAATTCCTGGTCAGCGCGCCCTCCGGCGAGGATGGAATGGTCTACTGCGCTTCCTGCACCTATGCGGCAAACATCGAAAAAGCGGAGACAGTGAAGCCCCCGGAACCAGTTCCGGTGAAATCGGAGTTTCTGTCCCTGGAAGAAGTGTACACGCCGGACATCAGGACCATCGAAGAGGTGTCGGAGTTTATCGGCGTGGAACCGCGGGATATCGTCAAGACGCTCATATACGTTGCCGACGGCAGGACCGTAGCCGTTCTCGTGCGCGGCGACAGGGAAGTGAATGAAACCAAGGTTCGCAACGTTCTTGGCGCGGAAATCCTGGAGATGGCACCGGACGACGAAATACAGGCGGTCACGGGGTCTCCCCGGGGATTTGCCGGACCTCTCGGCATCAAGTGTCCCATCTACGCCGATTATTCACTGGCACCCATGAAAAACTTTGTTGTCGGCGCGAACCGCGAAAACTATCACCTGAAGCACTGTAATTTCGGCAGGGACATCACCGTTGCCTCCTTCGCCGATCTGCGCATGATTACCGAAGGAGACGCCTGCCCCAGGTGCGGCGGCGAGATTCGTTTCGCCCGGGGAATAGAAGTGGGCCATGTCTTTAAACTGGGAACCAAATACAGCACGGCCATGAATGCCACCTTTCTTGACAGGGACGGCAAGGAAAAATTCATTATTATGGGATGCTACGGAATCGGCGTCGCCCGGACAGCGGCGGCGGTCATCGAACAGAGCCATGACGCTGACGGCATCATCTGGCCCATGGCCATCGCTCCTTTCCAGGTTATCATCACGCCCGTCAACATGGCCGATGATATCCTCTCCCGGGCTGCGGAAGAGATCTACGGAAAGCTCCGGGAGCGGGGCCTGGATGTTCTCTATGATGACCGGGACGAGCGGGCTGGTGTCAAGTTCAAGGATGCCGATCTTCTGGGCATTCCCCTGCGGATTACCATCGGCGCGAAACGCATGGCGGAGGGATTGGTGGAAGTGAGGAGGCGGGCCACGGGCGATGTAAGCCTCGTTGCCTGTGCCGATGCGACGGACGTTGTAGGCGGCATGGTCGCCGGGGAACTCGGGGCCTCGCTGAAACATGAAGCCTGA
- a CDS encoding DUF1015 family protein, translating into MTTLWPFRALRPVPDRASGVASDAYDVMSREEARLIAGANPLSFLKIERSEINLPDAIDPPDPRVYQSACDALQAMVREGVMIQDETPCFYLYRQQADSHVQTGIVACFESEDYRSGRIKRHELTRSDKETDRTRHIDRLNAQTGPVFLAYRDNGSVDSIIDGITSRQQPEYAFRADDRTFHSAWIVRDARTMDRIADAFEKIDSLYIADGHHRAAAANRVAEIRRQANPAHTGAEEYNRIMAVLFSHRQLRILPYNRVVRDLAGMGKEAFLDRLSDRFLLEPLERNAPAPERGVFGMYLGGQWFRLSPTGEGCGNNDIVSSLDVSVLQDRLIAPILGVTDMRGDERIDFVGGIRGTGELERLVDADLYAVAFSLYPTDMDSLMAVSDKGQIMPPKSTWFEPKLKSGLFVHLLD; encoded by the coding sequence ATGACCACGTTGTGGCCTTTCAGAGCGTTGAGACCGGTACCGGACCGTGCCTCCGGAGTGGCTTCCGATGCCTATGATGTTATGAGCCGTGAAGAGGCCCGGCTCATCGCGGGGGCGAACCCCCTCAGCTTTCTCAAGATTGAGAGGTCTGAGATCAATCTTCCCGATGCCATAGACCCGCCCGACCCCCGGGTGTACCAGTCCGCCTGTGATGCGCTGCAGGCGATGGTGCGGGAGGGCGTCATGATACAGGATGAGACTCCCTGTTTCTACCTGTACCGCCAGCAGGCGGACAGCCATGTCCAGACCGGCATCGTGGCCTGCTTTGAATCCGAAGACTACCGTTCCGGAAGAATCAAGCGCCATGAGCTTACCAGGTCGGATAAGGAAACAGACCGGACCCGGCACATCGACCGGCTGAACGCGCAGACGGGACCGGTATTTCTTGCATACCGCGACAACGGCTCTGTTGACTCCATCATTGACGGGATCACGTCCCGGCAACAGCCCGAGTATGCCTTCCGGGCCGATGACCGGACCTTCCACTCCGCGTGGATTGTGCGGGACGCACGAACCATGGACCGTATCGCCGATGCCTTCGAGAAAATCGATTCTTTGTACATAGCCGACGGCCACCATCGGGCGGCAGCGGCAAACCGCGTGGCCGAAATCCGGAGGCAGGCGAATCCGGCCCACACAGGAGCGGAAGAATACAACCGCATCATGGCGGTCTTGTTTTCCCACAGACAGTTGCGCATTCTTCCCTACAACCGCGTCGTCCGCGATCTCGCGGGCATGGGGAAAGAGGCATTTCTCGACCGTCTGTCCGACCGGTTTCTGCTGGAACCGCTGGAGAGAAACGCCCCCGCTCCGGAGCGGGGTGTCTTCGGCATGTATCTGGGAGGACAGTGGTTCCGCCTGTCCCCGACAGGTGAAGGGTGCGGGAATAATGACATTGTGTCCTCTCTCGACGTGTCCGTTCTGCAGGACCGGTTGATTGCCCCCATACTGGGCGTAACCGATATGAGGGGTGACGAACGGATCGATTTTGTCGGCGGCATCAGAGGAACCGGAGAACTGGAGCGCCTTGTCGACGCGGACCTCTACGCAGTCGCTTTTTCACTCTACCCGACGGATATGGACTCGCTCATGGCTGTGTCCGACAAGGGACAGATCATGCCGCCGAAGTCAACCTGGTTCGAGCCGAAGCTGAAAAGCGGCCTCTTTGTTCACCTGCTGGATTAG
- a CDS encoding bifunctional (p)ppGpp synthetase/guanosine-3',5'-bis(diphosphate) 3'-pyrophosphohydrolase → MVRITDILEEAQKYMSQGEVEMIEKAYIFSATVHQGQVRLSGEPYLTHPLEVTWILVSMKLDVATIITGLLHDTVEDTLTTLDQIEASFGKEVAFLVDGLTKISKIVFASRLEQQAEYFRKMILAMSSDIRILLVRLADRLHNMRTLDFHQPARKIFISRETVEVYAPLAGRLGINWIKTELEDLAFKYLHPEGYHELIDRVAMKKDEREKYTEEIRSIIQEKIQEFGLRGIVKGRAKHFYSIYMKMHEQHLNFDEVYDLTAFRIILDSNRERECYEALSVVHSLWKPVPGRFKDYVAMPKANNYRSLHTTVIGPYGERLEIQIRTGEMDDWAENGIAAHWRYKEGGGASLEDDRQIQQLRELLESQKDFKDAREFMRNLKLALYPDEVYIFTPRGDVKSFPKGATPIDFAYSIHTDVGNTCVGAKVNRNIVPLKYQLKNGDTVEIMTHPGQKPSKDWLKYTVTSRAVSRIKQWIKTEERERSITLGRDILDRELKKRSISMNRLVKEKSFKKHLEEQSLVSLDDLLALIGYGKISAHYVLNQVYGTEPRDRDEETEEAGIPGKLKKQSKKMSTAGISVRGIDDIMVRFAHCCNPLPGDDIVGYITRGRGVSVHLANCPKVEEMDSERIIEVNWEVQKGRTYPVNIRVFCTDKKGLLAELSGVISSLGINISYADLTTYPDQRADFDFQLNVNDLAQFKKLESELNRLPSVLSVERQREPFVKQQRGR, encoded by the coding sequence ATGGTTCGAATCACCGACATACTGGAAGAAGCCCAGAAATACATGTCTCAGGGCGAAGTGGAGATGATAGAGAAGGCATACATCTTCTCCGCGACGGTCCATCAGGGACAGGTGCGCCTGTCAGGTGAGCCCTACCTGACCCATCCCCTCGAAGTGACCTGGATACTGGTTTCCATGAAGCTCGACGTGGCGACCATCATCACCGGCCTGCTCCACGATACCGTGGAGGACACCCTGACAACCCTCGACCAGATAGAGGCTTCCTTCGGCAAAGAGGTGGCCTTTCTGGTGGACGGCCTCACGAAGATCAGCAAGATTGTCTTTGCCAGCCGCCTTGAACAGCAGGCGGAGTATTTTCGAAAGATGATCCTGGCCATGTCTTCGGATATCAGGATTCTCCTGGTCCGTCTGGCCGATCGTCTCCACAATATGCGGACCCTCGACTTTCACCAGCCCGCCCGAAAGATCTTCATTTCCAGGGAGACGGTGGAGGTCTATGCGCCCCTTGCCGGTCGCCTGGGCATTAACTGGATAAAAACAGAACTCGAGGACCTGGCATTCAAGTATCTCCACCCGGAGGGCTACCACGAACTTATCGACCGGGTGGCGATGAAGAAGGATGAGCGGGAAAAGTACACGGAGGAGATCAGGAGCATCATTCAGGAGAAAATTCAGGAATTCGGCCTGAGAGGAATCGTCAAAGGCAGGGCGAAGCATTTCTACAGTATTTATATGAAAATGCACGAACAGCACCTGAATTTTGATGAAGTCTACGATCTCACGGCATTCAGAATCATACTGGATTCAAACAGGGAAAGAGAGTGTTACGAGGCCCTCAGCGTTGTCCATTCCCTCTGGAAGCCCGTTCCCGGACGGTTCAAGGACTATGTCGCCATGCCGAAAGCCAATAACTACCGTTCCCTGCACACTACCGTAATCGGACCCTATGGAGAACGCCTGGAGATACAGATACGAACCGGCGAGATGGACGATTGGGCGGAAAATGGGATCGCCGCTCACTGGCGCTACAAGGAAGGCGGGGGAGCCTCACTTGAGGATGACCGGCAGATACAGCAGTTACGGGAGCTGCTGGAGAGCCAGAAGGACTTCAAGGATGCCCGGGAGTTCATGCGCAACCTCAAGCTGGCCCTCTACCCCGATGAAGTTTACATATTCACTCCCCGGGGAGATGTGAAGTCCTTTCCCAAGGGGGCGACTCCCATCGACTTTGCCTACAGCATCCACACCGATGTGGGAAACACCTGTGTGGGAGCGAAGGTCAACAGGAACATCGTCCCCCTGAAGTACCAGCTCAAGAACGGCGATACTGTCGAAATCATGACCCATCCGGGGCAGAAACCCAGCAAAGACTGGCTCAAGTACACCGTCACATCCCGGGCCGTTTCACGGATCAAGCAGTGGATCAAGACCGAGGAACGAGAGCGCAGTATAACGTTGGGAAGGGATATCCTCGACCGGGAGCTGAAGAAGCGCTCAATTTCCATGAACCGCCTGGTAAAGGAGAAGTCTTTCAAGAAACACCTGGAAGAGCAGTCGCTGGTCTCTCTCGATGACCTGCTGGCCCTCATAGGATACGGTAAAATATCGGCCCATTATGTCCTCAACCAGGTCTACGGGACGGAGCCAAGAGATCGTGACGAAGAAACTGAAGAAGCCGGGATTCCGGGCAAACTGAAAAAACAATCGAAGAAAATGTCAACCGCAGGCATATCGGTGCGGGGCATCGACGATATCATGGTTCGTTTCGCCCACTGCTGCAATCCTCTGCCCGGCGACGACATCGTGGGGTACATAACCCGCGGGAGAGGGGTCAGCGTTCACCTGGCCAATTGCCCGAAGGTCGAGGAGATGGATTCCGAGCGGATAATCGAAGTGAACTGGGAAGTCCAGAAAGGCCGGACCTATCCCGTCAACATCCGCGTGTTCTGTACCGACAAGAAGGGACTTCTCGCGGAACTCAGCGGCGTCATATCATCCCTGGGGATCAACATCAGTTATGCCGACCTCACAACCTACCCCGACCAGCGGGCCGATTTCGATTTCCAGCTGAACGTGAACGACCTCGCGCAGTTCAAAAAACTGGAGTCGGAGCTGAACAGGCTTCCCAGCGTTCTTTCGGTGGAACGGCAGCGTGAACCCTTTGTGAAGCAGCAGCGGGGAAGATAA
- a CDS encoding glycosyltransferase family 2 protein has product MAEGINTYLSRYGCDCRWSLSGAQPTTVRAAVVIPVLAESAHLFRTLESIAQNDARSLAETMVICVVNNGLPGIARPRDRKDNEKTLAVLRRLVMEKTHPGAAGGLSIGYVDASSPGRELPVGGGGVGLARKIGMDRALELFDHRSVSPSILLCLDADTIVENNWISAVRKNFETRNLTAAAVEFLHQPGENDEDDDAICLYETFIRYYRLGLEYACSPYAWHAIGSTIAVTAGGYAAVRGMSRREAGEDFHFLNKVTKIGAIGLVTNTRVYPSARRSQRVPFGTGRTISRYASHGGRLGTAWDPEVFRILKDWIACLGEQAASDTGTILERARHIHVLLPDFLRREGFHRVWPRLLENAGRKGVTEKQYSGWFDALKTYKMIRYMSVQAFKPLPLYEALRRIIAVSGRNVSTLSGFLPPMPDRTSRRLILEELTCPSLCTATASGRSSRPPVPGPLDGTPSAGN; this is encoded by the coding sequence ATGGCGGAGGGAATAAACACGTACTTGAGCAGGTACGGCTGTGACTGCCGATGGAGCCTTTCAGGGGCACAGCCCACGACAGTCCGCGCGGCCGTCGTGATTCCCGTCCTTGCCGAGTCGGCCCATCTTTTCAGAACTCTGGAGAGCATTGCGCAAAATGACGCGCGGAGCCTGGCTGAAACCATGGTGATCTGCGTCGTCAATAACGGTCTTCCCGGTATCGCCAGGCCCCGTGACCGGAAAGACAACGAAAAAACCCTTGCCGTCCTGCGGCGCCTGGTGATGGAAAAGACGCATCCCGGGGCCGCCGGCGGCCTATCAATCGGCTATGTCGATGCCTCGTCGCCGGGCAGGGAACTTCCTGTGGGAGGTGGCGGTGTCGGCCTGGCCCGGAAAATCGGCATGGACCGGGCCCTTGAACTGTTCGATCACCGGAGTGTCTCGCCGAGCATACTTCTCTGCCTTGACGCTGACACCATCGTCGAGAACAACTGGATTTCAGCGGTGCGGAAAAACTTTGAAACACGAAATCTCACGGCGGCGGCCGTGGAATTTCTTCACCAGCCTGGGGAGAATGACGAGGATGATGATGCGATTTGTCTGTATGAAACATTCATACGATACTACCGGCTTGGACTGGAATATGCCTGTTCGCCCTACGCCTGGCATGCCATCGGCTCAACCATTGCCGTCACCGCCGGCGGATACGCGGCCGTGCGGGGCATGAGCAGGCGTGAGGCGGGGGAAGATTTTCACTTCCTCAACAAGGTCACGAAGATCGGTGCCATCGGTCTGGTAACCAACACCCGGGTCTATCCTTCGGCCAGGAGATCTCAGCGTGTTCCATTCGGCACGGGACGGACGATTTCCCGATACGCGTCTCACGGAGGACGTCTCGGGACCGCCTGGGACCCTGAAGTGTTCCGGATTTTGAAGGACTGGATAGCCTGTCTCGGAGAGCAGGCGGCTTCCGATACCGGGACAATTCTGGAACGGGCGCGCCACATTCACGTCCTGCTTCCGGATTTTCTGCGCAGGGAAGGATTTCACAGGGTGTGGCCCCGGCTGCTCGAAAATGCCGGGAGGAAAGGCGTAACGGAAAAACAGTACTCGGGATGGTTTGACGCTCTCAAGACCTATAAGATGATCAGGTACATGAGCGTTCAGGCCTTCAAGCCTCTACCGCTCTACGAGGCGCTGAGAAGAATCATCGCCGTGAGCGGGAGAAACGTTTCGACGTTGAGCGGGTTCCTTCCACCGATGCCGGACAGAACCTCCCGCCGGCTCATTCTCGAAGAGCTGACATGCCCGTCTCTTTGCACCGCAACCGCGTCCGGCCGCTCTTCCCGGCCGCCTGTCCCGGGGCCGCTCGACGGCACCCCGTCCGCGGGGAATTAA
- a CDS encoding tRNA (adenosine(37)-N6)-dimethylallyltransferase MiaA gives MYDEPPFNLMVLLGPTASGKTALAVRLARHIEALHGTTVEIISADSRQVYCGMDLGTGKDLEQFTGGGTPVHCHMIDIVDPHHEFNLFEFQQAFYRVFSDIKNRGAFPLMVGGTGLYIEAVTKGYDLPAAFDSEGLKRLDELPDRDLRSLRRRYLELRGTPHNTTDVLDATRLARAIIIEEKRRESAEADRAPKPCVIPCVIGIRVERSRLRDLIRRRLLERIEKGMIDEVRDLHAAGLSWQRLDSFGLEYRYIARHLRGELSREKMIEILAIRIGQFAKRQETWFRRMERRGTVIHWIDRGDFDSLRSLVDAQGGHSLWRRE, from the coding sequence ATGTATGACGAACCTCCCTTCAACCTCATGGTTCTTCTGGGACCGACGGCGTCGGGCAAAACAGCTCTGGCCGTCAGGCTCGCCCGGCACATCGAGGCCCTGCACGGAACGACCGTTGAAATCATCTCGGCCGATTCCCGGCAGGTTTACTGCGGCATGGATCTCGGGACAGGAAAGGACCTGGAGCAGTTCACCGGGGGAGGCACACCGGTTCACTGTCATATGATCGACATCGTTGATCCTCACCATGAATTCAACCTTTTCGAATTTCAGCAGGCATTCTACCGGGTTTTCTCGGACATCAAAAACCGCGGGGCCTTCCCCCTTATGGTGGGAGGAACGGGCCTGTATATCGAGGCTGTGACGAAAGGCTACGATCTTCCCGCCGCCTTTGATTCAGAGGGGCTGAAGCGTCTCGATGAGCTTCCGGACCGGGATCTCCGGAGCCTGAGACGACGGTATCTTGAGCTCAGAGGAACGCCCCACAATACAACCGATGTCCTAGATGCGACCAGGCTCGCCCGGGCCATCATTATCGAGGAAAAACGCAGGGAGTCAGCCGAGGCCGACCGAGCCCCGAAGCCCTGCGTCATTCCGTGCGTGATCGGCATACGAGTGGAACGAAGCCGGTTACGGGACCTGATCCGGAGACGTCTGCTGGAGCGCATAGAGAAGGGGATGATAGACGAAGTCAGGGACCTGCACGCCGCGGGGCTGAGCTGGCAGCGTCTTGACTCTTTCGGTCTTGAATATCGATACATCGCCCGACACCTTCGGGGGGAACTCTCGCGGGAAAAAATGATCGAAATTCTCGCCATCCGCATCGGTCAGTTTGCCAAACGGCAGGAGACCTGGTTCCGGCGGATGGAACGGAGGGGTACCGTAATTCACTGGATAGACCGGGGTGACTTCGATAGCCTGAGAAGCCTGGTCGATGCCCAGGGGGGCCACAGCCTATGGCGGAGGGAATAA
- a CDS encoding alpha/beta hydrolase — MMNEDGLTRVFIHGLESSGGGTKGVFFKERYPGMIIRDYRGSLEERMGALRSLLAGKKGLVLVGSSYGGLMAALYACANPQAIHKLILLAPALALDEFREQCRGPLDFPVVVYHGSNDDVVLIEPVRKIAADRFRNLEYNVIDDDHSLRSRFKLLDWDRLLCYED; from the coding sequence ATGATGAACGAAGACGGCCTGACACGGGTGTTTATTCACGGACTTGAAAGTTCAGGCGGCGGAACGAAAGGGGTATTCTTCAAGGAACGATACCCCGGCATGATTATCCGGGATTACAGGGGAAGTCTCGAGGAGAGAATGGGCGCGCTTCGGTCTCTCCTTGCGGGGAAAAAGGGTCTGGTACTGGTGGGTTCCAGCTATGGCGGTCTCATGGCTGCCCTGTATGCTTGCGCAAACCCCCAGGCGATCCACAAGCTGATTCTGCTTGCGCCGGCACTCGCCCTGGATGAGTTCAGGGAACAGTGCCGCGGGCCTCTGGACTTCCCCGTGGTGGTGTATCACGGAAGCAATGACGACGTGGTCCTCATCGAGCCTGTTCGGAAGATCGCCGCGGACCGGTTCAGGAATCTCGAATACAATGTGATCGACGATGACCATTCCTTAAGAAGCCGGTTCAAACTACTGGATTGGGACCGTCTCTTGTGCTATGAAGATTAA
- the ispG gene encoding flavodoxin-dependent (E)-4-hydroxy-3-methylbut-2-enyl-diphosphate synthase gives MTVKRRTTKPVFIGAVQVGGDAPVVVQSMTSTNTSNILETVDQIARLEEAGCEIVRLAVPDGKAADALPDIRKQSPVPLIADIHFDHRLALRAIEGGADAIRINPGTMGREHLASVIEAARRKNVVIRIGINAGSLQKDILEKHGGPTADALVESALRTIAFFEDRGFGALKLSLKSSDVGTMIAACRGIAGKTDYPLHLGVTEAGGLVSSAVKSSIGLGVLLSEGIGDTIRVSITGDPLQEMPVAWGILRALDIRKRGPDIISCPTCGRCEIDLPALVAEVEARLSGMKEYLKIALMGCVVNGPGEAAEADIGIAGGRRSGVLFKKGTMVKKVAEEHFVDALMEEIRRMVTEEPRPPAGPAGNHRTQER, from the coding sequence ATGACAGTAAAGAGACGTACAACAAAGCCTGTTTTCATCGGTGCGGTGCAGGTGGGCGGAGATGCCCCCGTCGTTGTCCAGTCCATGACATCCACGAACACGAGCAACATCCTCGAAACAGTGGATCAAATCGCCAGACTCGAGGAGGCGGGATGCGAAATCGTACGCCTTGCCGTCCCCGACGGCAAAGCTGCGGATGCCTTGCCGGACATCAGAAAGCAGTCACCGGTTCCCCTCATCGCTGATATACATTTCGATCACCGTCTCGCCCTCCGCGCCATCGAGGGTGGCGCAGACGCCATAAGGATCAATCCCGGCACGATGGGAAGGGAACACCTTGCTTCCGTTATTGAAGCGGCTCGCCGGAAAAATGTGGTGATTCGCATCGGCATCAATGCGGGCTCCCTGCAAAAAGACATCCTCGAGAAACACGGCGGCCCCACGGCGGATGCTCTCGTTGAAAGCGCCCTGCGGACCATTGCCTTTTTTGAAGACAGGGGTTTCGGGGCCCTCAAGCTGTCTCTCAAATCCTCCGACGTCGGCACCATGATCGCCGCCTGTCGGGGGATAGCGGGGAAAACAGACTACCCTCTCCACCTGGGTGTGACGGAGGCGGGGGGGCTGGTGAGTTCGGCCGTAAAATCATCCATCGGGCTGGGTGTGTTGCTCAGCGAAGGTATCGGTGACACGATCCGTGTTTCCATAACGGGTGATCCACTGCAGGAGATGCCCGTTGCCTGGGGCATTCTGAGGGCTCTGGATATCAGAAAGCGGGGGCCTGACATCATTTCGTGTCCTACCTGCGGGCGGTGCGAGATAGACCTTCCCGCCCTTGTGGCGGAGGTGGAGGCCAGGCTCTCGGGAATGAAGGAATATCTCAAAATCGCCCTCATGGGATGTGTGGTGAACGGTCCCGGGGAGGCGGCGGAAGCCGATATCGGCATAGCCGGAGGCCGGCGTTCCGGCGTTCTTTTCAAGAAGGGCACCATGGTGAAGAAGGTGGCGGAAGAGCATTTCGTCGATGCTCTCATGGAAGAGATTCGACGGATGGTCACGGAAGAGCCCCGTCCTCCCGCAGGCCCCGCAGGAAACCATAGGACACAGGAGAGATAA
- a CDS encoding 4Fe-4S binding protein gives MVRSGEEQHSVEEHYSQKIVIRYTADIVDKPLVCRLARDFDLDFNILHARVLPKREGVLALDLSGKKDDFYRGIAFLKESGLKVELLSKSVTHNEERCVHCGACRAFCSTGALHQDPVSMKTLFDPAKCSGCSVCVKACPARAMVINLI, from the coding sequence ATGGTTAGGTCGGGAGAGGAACAGCATTCCGTGGAAGAACACTATTCTCAGAAGATCGTCATCCGCTACACGGCCGACATTGTCGACAAGCCGCTGGTGTGCCGTCTTGCCAGAGATTTCGATCTCGATTTTAACATTCTCCATGCCCGGGTCCTGCCCAAACGGGAGGGCGTCCTGGCCCTGGATCTCTCCGGCAAGAAGGATGACTTTTACCGGGGCATTGCCTTCCTGAAAGAATCAGGACTCAAGGTTGAACTGCTTTCAAAGAGTGTAACCCACAATGAGGAGCGCTGTGTCCACTGTGGGGCCTGCCGGGCGTTCTGTTCCACCGGTGCCCTTCACCAGGATCCGGTTTCCATGAAAACTCTTTTTGATCCGGCCAAATGCAGTGGCTGTTCCGTCTGCGTCAAGGCCTGCCCTGCCCGGGCCATGGTCATCAATCTTATCTGA